CAATCCTCTAATTACGGCGATCGGTGTCGGATCCAGTTCAGTAGACGTCCTGGCCTCGTCCACGGTCGATGGTGGTCTGGGATCCAGAAATGCGACTGGTAATCAGCAAATTGTAGACTTTGACCTTTCGATTGGTGAACTTCCGGCGTTGGCCGATGTCCTCTCGATCACGGCGGACGCCATTACGGTTTCTTCGGTGGTTGATGGAGACTTCGGAGCACTCAGTCCAGTTGGAACAATGAACGTCACCAATTTTCGGGTTTTTGTTAATGGTGCGCAGGTTGGTGCGTTATTAAATGGTGACATTGCCGCAGATTTCGACTTTGGTTTGTCAACATTTTTGGGTGGGGCGACTTTGACCTTGAATGAGCAAGATATAGTCGGGGACGGCATTTCAAGTTCATCATTGGAAACTAACGCGATCAATTTGCAGCTGAACAACGTGGGAGTCCCTGCGGTTGGCGCTATTGATGGCAACGTGTTGGTTGGGATGACTGGAGCAAGTCTACAAGCTTCTGCTGTTCCCGAGCCATCCTCGCTGGCCATCCTCAGCGCGGCAAGTTTAGGAGGAGTCTTCTGGCGACGTCGTCGTGTAGTTTCACCCGCTTGCTAAGCATCACTCGATTGGTTGCAATCTTATAGGAACGCAATGCTGGCCTTTGCAACGCCAGCATTTGCTATCCAGCCGTAGACCTTCGAAGACCGCTCAAGCGAGGACACTGCTCCGTATCTTGGTGAGCAGTTCGATTGCTTCGCCGATCTCGGCTTTCTGACGTGCCGGGTCTTCGGGGATTTCTCGTTCGATGGTCAGCGCTCCCGCGTAGCCGATCTCACGTAGCGTCTTCAGATACGTCTCCATGCCGACGTCGCCTTGTCCGAGTGGGACTTCGCGTCCGAAGGTGACGCCCGGTTGATCGCTCCAGGTGCCGTCTTTGCAGTGAACGCTGCGAACGTGCGATCCTACTTTGCGAAGCGCCTCGATCGGGTCACCTGAACCGTACAGGATCATGTTGGCGGGATCGAAGTTGATCTTCAGATTGTCTCGTTGCACCGAGTCGATGAACGTCAGCAATCCTTCGGCGGTTTCTTGTCCGGTTTCGAGATGCAGGAATTGTTCGTTGACTCGGCAGTGGTCGCACAATTGCTGGGTGACTTCCACGATGCTCTCGTAGTCCGCGTCCGCCGAATCGTGCGGAACAAAGCCGATGTGCAGCGCCACGCAGTCAACACCTAACAGGCGTGCGAAGTCGCTGATCTCCATCATCTCTTTCAGCCGAGCCTGCCGGGTTGCTGGCGGTACCAGCCCCACGGTTTCGACGACGGTTGGAATGTCCGCATAGCTTTCGCCATCGAAGCCACCAAAGACGGCGGTGCACTGGATGCCGTATTCATCAAGTTGCGACTTGAACTTCTGAGCGGCTTCCGGAGTGCGATTGTTAGCATGCGGTGCGTGTAACTGAATCGTGGGCAATCCGAGTTCGCGAATGACCGGCCAAGCAACTCCCAGGCCCGCGTCGATGGAAGCGAATACACCAATGGGCCAAGACGACATAAATCGGTCCTTAGAAAGAGTTGCTTGATGAGTTGATAGACGGTGACAAGCGACGAGGCACGCGGGTCATCAAACCGGTGTTTCGACCGATGGGGCAGAATCAGCCGAGCAAGACGCGGGCGACGTTGATGTAAATCACGATGCCTAAGATATCAACAATTCCGGCCACAAAGGGGTTGCTCATCAAAGCCGGGTCCAAACCCATCCGTTTAAACAGGATGGGCAAGGTCACGCCGCACATGCAGCCGCAGAAAATCACGGACAACAACGTGCACGGAATCACCAAGGCGGCCCATGCCGTCGGAGCGATCGCGAGGGCGACCAAAAAACCGATCAGCGATAAAAAACCGCCCAGCAGCAACGAGACAACGAATTCCCGCGAAAGAACTCGCGGCAGATCGCTGTTTTTGACTTCGCCGCCCGTCATTGCGGTGATGACCAGGGTTGCCGATTGGCTGCCCGAGTTGCCGCCGGC
This genomic window from Rhodopirellula bahusiensis contains:
- a CDS encoding PEP-CTERM sorting domain-containing protein encodes the protein MRQKLIFVVVGMLMTLPNVAHSAVIGGTSSSSFLTADLEVSLLGGGAAVDGDLTVGPSVAGTAPTAYSFDQEVLNVSASAGINPLITAIGVGSSSVDVLASSTVDGGLGSRNATGNQQIVDFDLSIGELPALADVLSITADAITVSSVVDGDFGALSPVGTMNVTNFRVFVNGAQVGALLNGDIAADFDFGLSTFLGGATLTLNEQDIVGDGISSSSLETNAINLQLNNVGVPAVGAIDGNVLVGMTGASLQASAVPEPSSLAILSAASLGGVFWRRRRVVSPAC
- a CDS encoding sugar phosphate isomerase/epimerase family protein translates to MSSWPIGVFASIDAGLGVAWPVIRELGLPTIQLHAPHANNRTPEAAQKFKSQLDEYGIQCTAVFGGFDGESYADIPTVVETVGLVPPATRQARLKEMMEISDFARLLGVDCVALHIGFVPHDSADADYESIVEVTQQLCDHCRVNEQFLHLETGQETAEGLLTFIDSVQRDNLKINFDPANMILYGSGDPIEALRKVGSHVRSVHCKDGTWSDQPGVTFGREVPLGQGDVGMETYLKTLREIGYAGALTIEREIPEDPARQKAEIGEAIELLTKIRSSVLA